From Deinococcus reticulitermitis, the proteins below share one genomic window:
- a CDS encoding ATP-binding cassette domain-containing protein, with translation MNALTVKELSARHGRRLILNDANLHVPLGSITALLGQNGSGKSTLMRSVLGLHRRTRGTVQVLDLPPGAAPALTRQRATFVPTGGAVMPGETAHTHFAFGARLYPRWQSERALQTARELHVPLDQRADQLSTGQRMGLALAYALGSGAELLLLDEPTNGLDPDHRTLLAQLLAAYAAAGNSVLLSSHVLPEIEGLADRGAFLKGGQVILEAELDDLRTRHVIVQAILPDLLPAGHLERLREVSGVESLDVQGRTLTVLVSGSRDPLLQAVTALRPIDVQFKPRPLAEAYAALLGTT, from the coding sequence GTGAACGCCCTCACCGTCAAGGAGCTCAGCGCCCGGCATGGACGACGCCTGATCCTGAATGACGCGAATCTTCACGTGCCGCTCGGCTCGATCACGGCCCTGCTCGGGCAGAATGGCAGCGGGAAATCCACCCTGATGCGCAGCGTGCTCGGTCTTCATCGGCGCACGCGCGGCACCGTTCAGGTCCTCGATCTGCCTCCGGGAGCGGCCCCCGCCCTGACCCGCCAGCGCGCGACGTTCGTTCCGACGGGCGGCGCCGTCATGCCTGGGGAGACGGCCCACACCCACTTTGCGTTCGGCGCCCGTCTCTATCCGCGCTGGCAATCAGAACGTGCCCTCCAGACGGCCCGGGAACTGCATGTCCCGCTCGATCAGCGCGCGGACCAACTGAGCACCGGTCAACGGATGGGCCTCGCCCTGGCCTACGCTCTGGGCAGCGGCGCCGAACTTCTGCTGCTGGACGAACCCACCAACGGTCTGGACCCGGACCACCGCACCCTGCTCGCGCAGCTGCTCGCCGCCTACGCCGCTGCGGGAAACAGCGTGCTGCTCAGTTCGCATGTCCTGCCGGAGATCGAGGGCCTGGCCGACCGGGGGGCCTTCCTGAAAGGCGGGCAGGTCATCTTGGAAGCGGAGCTCGACGACCTGCGCACCCGGCATGTGATCGTGCAGGCCATCCTCCCTGATCTTCTCCCTGCTGGGCATCTGGAGCGCCTGCGGGAGGTCTCCGGCGTGGAGTCGCTGGACGTTCAGGGCCGCACCTTGACGGTCCTCGTGAGCGGCTCCCGTGATCCGCTGCTGCAAGCGGTCACGGCCCTGCGCCCCATAGACGTGCAATTCAAGCCCCGTCCACTCGCGGAGGCGTACGCGGCGCTCCTGGGGACCACGTGA
- a CDS encoding NAD-dependent succinate-semialdehyde dehydrogenase, with translation MTTLSNASVTRSQAYFDGEWRTAPRTFEVIHPGTLEPVGRVADCTPDDARRAIDAAELALNAWRKVNPYERGRVLRRWHDLMLERKEELARLMTLEMGKPISETRGEVHYAASFIEWCAEEAGRIAGERISLRFGHKRGFSNPEPVGIVYAVTPWNFPAGMITRKAAPALAAGCVMVLKPAELSPMTALMLAELWLEAGGPPNTLQVLPTNDAAALTKPFMDDDRVRKITFTGSTEVGRLLYQQAARGIKRVSLELGGHAPFLVFEDADLEKAAAEVVSSKFRNSGQTCVCTNRVYVQRAVEGEFTRLLTEKTAALRLGDPFADDTQVGPVVEQAGLDKIQAQVQDALSRGATATTGGVVERGLYFQPTILTNVAPGSVILREETFGPVAPVVVFDTEEEALRLANASEYGLAAYAYTRDLARAWRVAEALEYGIVGINDGLPSAASPHVPFGGMKNSGVGREGGHWGLEEYLEIKFISMGVGG, from the coding sequence ATGACCACCCTCAGCAACGCATCGGTGACCCGCTCCCAGGCCTATTTCGACGGCGAGTGGCGCACGGCGCCCCGGACCTTCGAGGTGATTCACCCCGGCACTCTCGAGCCAGTCGGGCGGGTGGCCGACTGCACCCCCGACGACGCCCGGCGCGCGATCGACGCCGCTGAACTCGCGCTGAACGCCTGGCGGAAGGTCAATCCCTACGAGCGCGGCCGGGTGCTGCGCCGCTGGCACGACCTGATGCTGGAGCGCAAGGAAGAACTCGCCCGCCTGATGACGCTGGAGATGGGCAAGCCGATCTCCGAGACGCGCGGTGAGGTGCACTACGCCGCTTCCTTTATCGAGTGGTGCGCCGAGGAAGCCGGGCGCATCGCGGGCGAGCGCATCAGCCTGCGCTTCGGGCACAAACGCGGCTTTTCCAACCCTGAGCCGGTCGGCATCGTGTACGCGGTGACCCCCTGGAATTTTCCTGCCGGCATGATCACCCGCAAGGCCGCGCCCGCCCTCGCCGCCGGCTGCGTGATGGTCCTCAAGCCCGCTGAACTCTCACCGATGACCGCGCTGATGCTCGCCGAACTGTGGCTCGAAGCCGGCGGCCCGCCGAACACCCTGCAAGTGCTGCCGACAAACGACGCGGCGGCGCTCACGAAACCTTTCATGGATGATGACCGCGTACGCAAGATCACCTTCACCGGCAGCACTGAGGTCGGACGGCTGCTGTATCAGCAAGCGGCCAGGGGCATCAAGCGCGTCTCGCTCGAACTCGGCGGCCACGCGCCCTTTCTCGTGTTTGAGGACGCCGACCTGGAAAAGGCCGCCGCCGAAGTCGTGAGCAGCAAGTTTCGCAATTCCGGTCAGACCTGCGTGTGCACCAACCGCGTCTATGTTCAGCGTGCGGTGGAAGGCGAGTTCACCCGCCTCCTGACCGAGAAGACGGCGGCGCTAAGACTCGGTGACCCCTTTGCCGACGACACCCAGGTCGGCCCGGTCGTTGAGCAGGCCGGCCTCGACAAGATTCAGGCGCAGGTGCAAGACGCCCTGTCGCGGGGTGCGACAGCGACCACCGGGGGCGTGGTGGAGCGGGGCCTGTACTTCCAGCCCACCATCCTGACCAACGTGGCGCCCGGCAGCGTGATTCTGCGCGAGGAGACCTTCGGCCCGGTCGCGCCAGTCGTGGTTTTCGACACCGAGGAAGAGGCCCTGCGCCTCGCCAACGCCTCCGAGTACGGCCTCGCCGCCTACGCCTACACCCGTGACCTCGCGCGGGCGTGGCGGGTGGCCGAAGCCCTCGAATACGGCATCGTCGGCATCAACGACGGCCTGCCGAGCGCCGCCAGCCCCCACGTCCCCTTCGGCGGCATGAAAAACAGCGGTGTGGGCCGCGAGGGCGGGCACTGGGGCCTGGAGGAATACCTCGAAATCAAGTTCATCAGCATGGGCGTCGGCGGCTGA
- a CDS encoding CaiB/BaiF CoA transferase family protein: MLENGGAAISDSPSLPPSPRLPLAGVRVADFTRVLTGPFCTMLLGDLGADVIKIEPPQGDDTRAWGPPYQEDPEEGAREATYFLSVNRNKRSVVLDLKTSEGREHARQIIARSDVLVENFRPGAFEKLGFGWDALRAEFPRLIYASVSGFGQSGPYRDRPGYDVIAQGLGGLMSYNGEPGRPPMRVGVAVADVFSGALITQAILAALYARERTGAGERLDVNLLESVIALGSSQVSRYLTAGQVPGPQGNDHPSIVPYGTFECADGLVNLAVGNDSLWRRFCAALGLASLGANPAYATNEGRVRRRAALNAELFPALRTLTRAEITGRLSAAGVPCGPVNDLAEVFADPHVQARGVAVRVPHASLGETTVTAPPWEIGARVPPVRRAPPTLGQHTAEVLAELAGEEGGA; the protein is encoded by the coding sequence ATGCTGGAAAACGGAGGTGCCGCCATCTCAGATTCTCCCTCTCTTCCACCCTCGCCGCGCCTGCCGCTTGCCGGCGTCCGCGTCGCCGACTTCACCCGCGTGCTGACCGGCCCTTTTTGCACCATGCTGCTCGGCGACCTCGGCGCCGACGTGATCAAGATCGAGCCGCCGCAGGGCGACGACACCCGGGCCTGGGGGCCGCCCTATCAGGAGGATCCGGAGGAGGGCGCGCGCGAGGCGACCTATTTCCTGAGCGTCAACCGCAACAAACGCAGCGTGGTCCTCGACCTCAAGACCTCAGAGGGCCGCGAGCACGCCCGCCAGATCATCGCCCGCAGCGACGTGCTCGTCGAGAATTTCCGGCCCGGCGCCTTCGAGAAGCTGGGGTTTGGCTGGGACGCCCTGCGCGCCGAGTTTCCCCGGCTGATCTATGCGAGCGTCTCGGGCTTCGGTCAGAGCGGCCCCTACCGCGACCGCCCCGGCTACGACGTGATCGCGCAGGGGCTGGGCGGCCTGATGAGCTACAACGGCGAACCCGGCCGGCCCCCCATGCGGGTCGGGGTGGCGGTGGCCGACGTGTTTTCGGGCGCCCTGATCACCCAGGCGATTCTGGCCGCGCTGTACGCCCGCGAGCGGACCGGCGCAGGCGAGCGGCTCGACGTGAACCTGCTCGAGAGCGTGATCGCGCTCGGCAGCAGTCAGGTCAGCCGTTACCTCACGGCGGGACAGGTGCCGGGACCGCAGGGCAACGACCACCCCAGCATCGTTCCCTACGGCACCTTCGAGTGCGCCGACGGCCTGGTCAACCTCGCGGTGGGCAACGACTCGCTGTGGCGCCGCTTCTGTGCGGCCCTGGGCCTGGCCTCACTGGGAGCAAACCCCGCTTACGCCACCAACGAGGGCCGGGTGCGCCGACGCGCTGCGCTGAACGCCGAACTGTTTCCGGCCCTGCGGACGCTGACCCGCGCCGAGATCACCGGGCGCCTGAGCGCGGCGGGCGTGCCGTGCGGCCCGGTCAACGATCTCGCTGAGGTATTTGCCGACCCCCACGTGCAGGCGCGCGGGGTGGCGGTCCGGGTGCCGCACGCTTCGCTGGGTGAAACCACCGTCACCGCGCCGCCCTGGGAGATCGGTGCGCGGGTGCCTCCCGTGCGCCGCGCCCCGCCCACCCTCGGGCAGCACACGGCGGAGGTGCTGGCCGAACTGGCCGGGGAAGAAGGCGGCGCCTGA
- a CDS encoding GntR family transcriptional regulator codes for MDWLAPQINPQSGIPIYLQLSQVFTRAIQRGTLRAGDSLPTVRHLASSLRLAPNTVTRAYAELQRLDLIESRAGAGTTVSAVASDQFRDVLSQAALTEEFHDLLYRMVSSGVSLTEIKRQFHAFTLSQTPEAQTPEAQ; via the coding sequence GTGGATTGGCTCGCGCCGCAGATCAATCCGCAAAGCGGCATTCCCATCTATCTCCAGCTCAGTCAGGTCTTCACGCGAGCGATTCAGCGCGGCACGCTGCGGGCCGGCGATTCGCTGCCCACCGTGCGGCACCTCGCCAGTTCCTTGCGCCTCGCGCCCAATACGGTGACGCGCGCTTACGCCGAGTTGCAGCGTCTAGACCTGATCGAAAGCCGAGCTGGGGCGGGCACGACGGTAAGCGCTGTGGCCTCCGACCAGTTCAGGGACGTTTTGAGCCAGGCCGCGCTCACCGAGGAATTTCATGACCTCCTGTACCGCATGGTGTCGAGTGGTGTCTCCCTCACGGAGATCAAGCGGCAATTCCACGCATTCACGCTGAGCCAGACGCCAGAGGCCCAGACTCCGGAGGCGCAGTGA
- a CDS encoding polysaccharide deacetylase family protein translates to MTRSSVNPALTALGYAPEDRVVIFHADDLGMTEATVSAYSELEGRSALTSVSVMLPCAWAPAAAQVVRARPGADVGVHLTLTSEWDACRWAPLSGPEPDLVDAEGYFHRRNEEARQAAPAAVARELRAQLERALAWGLDVTHLDTHMGAAAWPPFLPDLVALAAEYGVPPLYLRHGAAGWEALGFGPEEAQQAAQLGQALEARGFPLVDHLRMLPLDVGGDHAALTLELARELPPGITHFILHPASDTPELRAVARDWPARVANFEAFRSPELRGELEALGIRLSGYRPLRDLFRRRLRERAGSGQG, encoded by the coding sequence TTGACCCGTTCCTCTGTCAATCCAGCCCTGACCGCGCTCGGGTACGCGCCCGAGGACCGCGTGGTGATCTTTCACGCCGACGACCTCGGGATGACCGAGGCGACCGTATCGGCTTACAGCGAGCTCGAAGGGCGCAGTGCGCTGACCTCGGTGTCGGTCATGCTGCCCTGTGCCTGGGCGCCGGCGGCCGCGCAGGTGGTGCGTGCCCGGCCCGGGGCCGACGTGGGCGTGCACCTGACGCTCACGAGCGAGTGGGACGCCTGCCGCTGGGCTCCGCTAAGCGGCCCCGAACCGGATCTGGTGGATGCCGAAGGGTACTTTCACCGCCGCAACGAGGAGGCGCGTCAGGCCGCGCCCGCTGCTGTGGCCCGCGAACTGCGCGCCCAACTGGAGCGGGCGCTCGCCTGGGGGCTCGACGTGACCCATCTGGACACCCACATGGGGGCGGCGGCCTGGCCTCCTTTCCTGCCGGACCTCGTCGCGCTCGCGGCGGAGTACGGCGTGCCGCCCCTCTATCTCCGGCACGGCGCTGCCGGGTGGGAAGCGCTCGGGTTCGGGCCAGAAGAAGCGCAGCAGGCCGCGCAGCTCGGCCAAGCGCTCGAAGCGCGCGGGTTTCCGCTCGTCGACCACCTTCGGATGCTGCCGCTCGACGTGGGCGGCGACCACGCCGCACTGACCCTGGAGCTGGCGCGCGAGCTGCCGCCTGGGATCACGCATTTCATCCTGCACCCGGCCAGCGATACGCCGGAACTGCGCGCGGTCGCCCGCGACTGGCCGGCGCGAGTCGCCAATTTTGAGGCCTTTCGGTCGCCCGAGCTGCGCGGGGAACTGGAGGCCCTGGGCATCCGACTGAGCGGGTATCGCCCGCTGCGGGATCTGTTCCGGCGCCGGCTGCGCGAACGCGCCGGGAGCGGGCAGGGATGA